In one Polaribacter sp. ALD11 genomic region, the following are encoded:
- the deoC gene encoding deoxyribose-phosphate aldolase, translating to MKINQFLDATYLKTAAQAGVSEQRNLDKVMQLVEEAIVYNYKLVMIRSNYISIVKKLLQEAKSTVLVGTVIDFPEGNASLEKKLEEAQKAILLGADELDFVVNYKAFKEGNLHLIKKEVINCISICLTNNKVAKFIIEIAALSNEEIIVISRLIKQVVLDNFGEENAKNVFVKSSTGFYKTEESIPNGATLEKMKIISKNAKPLKIKAAGGVRDYEMAIKMIALGVDRIGTSSSKEIINKEHNTNKGY from the coding sequence ATGAAAATTAATCAATTTTTAGATGCCACTTATTTAAAAACAGCAGCGCAAGCAGGTGTTTCTGAGCAAAGAAATTTAGATAAAGTAATGCAACTTGTAGAAGAGGCAATTGTTTACAATTATAAGTTGGTTATGATTCGCTCAAATTACATTTCGATAGTAAAAAAACTTTTACAAGAGGCAAAATCGACAGTATTAGTTGGAACTGTAATCGATTTTCCTGAAGGAAATGCATCTCTAGAAAAAAAACTAGAAGAAGCACAAAAGGCAATCCTTTTAGGGGCAGATGAATTAGATTTCGTTGTAAATTACAAAGCCTTTAAAGAAGGTAATCTCCATTTAATAAAAAAGGAAGTAATCAATTGCATTTCAATTTGTCTAACAAATAATAAAGTCGCAAAATTCATTATAGAAATTGCTGCATTATCAAATGAAGAAATAATTGTAATTTCACGACTTATAAAACAAGTTGTATTAGATAATTTCGGAGAAGAAAATGCAAAAAATGTATTTGTAAAATCATCTACAGGTTTTTATAAAACGGAAGAGAGTATCCCCAATGGAGCTACTTTAGAAAAAATGAAAATAATTTCTAAAAATGCAAAACCATTAAAAATTAAAGCAGCAGGCGGTGTAAGAGATTATGAAATGGCAATAAAAATGATTGCTTTAGGTGTAGATCGAATTGGTACATCATCATCAAAAGAAATAATAAATAAAGAACACAACACAAACAAAGGTTACTAA
- a CDS encoding acyltransferase, whose translation MKDFFAHETAVIDAGCIIGKGTKIWHFSHIMPSCIIGDGCNIGQNVVVSPKVILGKNVKVQNNVSIYTGVICEDDVFLGPSMVFTNVINPRSAIKRQNEYLETIVKKGASIGANATIVCGNNIGEYAFVGAGAVVTKEILPFALVVGNPSKQIGWVSEYGHRLEFNENGFAICKESQQEYQLKNNAVIKL comes from the coding sequence TTGAAAGATTTTTTTGCACACGAAACAGCCGTTATAGATGCAGGTTGTATTATTGGTAAAGGTACAAAAATATGGCATTTTAGTCATATTATGCCTAGTTGTATTATTGGTGATGGCTGTAATATTGGTCAGAATGTAGTGGTTTCTCCAAAAGTTATTTTAGGTAAAAATGTTAAAGTGCAGAATAATGTTTCTATTTATACAGGTGTTATTTGTGAAGACGATGTTTTTTTAGGACCATCAATGGTTTTTACAAATGTTATCAACCCAAGAAGTGCTATTAAAAGGCAAAATGAATATTTAGAAACTATTGTTAAAAAAGGTGCAAGTATTGGTGCAAATGCAACTATTGTTTGTGGTAATAATATAGGAGAATATGCTTTTGTTGGTGCTGGAGCAGTTGTTACTAAAGAAATTTTACCTTTTGCTCTGGTTGTTGGTAATCCTTCAAAGCAAATAGGTTGGGTTAGCGAATATGGGCATCGTTTAGAGTTTAATGAAAATGGTTTTGCAATATGTAAGGAGAGCCAACAAGAATATCAATTAAAAAATAATGCTGTTATAAAATTATAG
- a CDS encoding DUF3109 family protein, which yields MFQLGKTIVSEDIIEKDFVCNLSACGGACCVDGDAGAPLEKEEIKILEEIYPKVKPFLRKEGIEEIEKQGAWVTNEWGELETPLINDADCAYVIFDEKKTALCGIEEAYNSGAIDWKKPVSCHLYPIRVKDYSEFSAVNYHKWEICDDACSLGKELQVPVYKFVKQGLIRKFGQNWYDELEKVAAKHLE from the coding sequence ATGTTTCAACTAGGAAAAACAATAGTTTCAGAAGATATTATCGAAAAAGATTTTGTGTGTAACCTTTCTGCTTGTGGCGGTGCTTGCTGTGTAGATGGTGATGCAGGTGCGCCTTTAGAAAAAGAGGAAATCAAAATTTTAGAAGAAATCTATCCGAAAGTAAAACCTTTTTTACGAAAAGAAGGAATCGAAGAGATAGAAAAACAAGGTGCTTGGGTTACAAATGAATGGGGAGAGTTAGAAACTCCTCTAATTAATGATGCAGATTGTGCATATGTAATTTTCGATGAGAAAAAAACAGCACTTTGTGGTATTGAAGAGGCTTATAATTCTGGTGCTATTGATTGGAAAAAACCAGTTTCTTGTCATTTATATCCAATAAGAGTAAAAGATTATAGTGAGTTTTCTGCTGTAAATTACCACAAGTGGGAAATTTGTGACGACGCTTGTTCTTTAGGAAAGGAGTTGCAAGTACCAGTTTACAAGTTTGTTAAGCAGGGTTTGATTAGGAAATTTGGGCAAAATTGGTATGATGAATTAGAAAAAGTCGCAGCAAAACATTTAGAATAA
- a CDS encoding MarC family protein, which translates to MDFNFKEIVTAFMVLFAVIDIIGNIPIIIDLRKKAGHIQSEKASLIAGVIMILFLFLGQSLLSLIGIDVNSFAVAGSFILFFIALEMILGITLYKDNDGDINAITASVFPLAFPLIAGPGSLTTLLSLRAEFHIENIITAVLLNVLLIYVVLKTSSKIERIIGPNGIQIIRKVFGVILLAISVKLFAQNIKALFI; encoded by the coding sequence ATGGATTTTAATTTTAAAGAAATTGTTACTGCCTTTATGGTATTGTTTGCTGTAATAGATATTATTGGAAACATACCTATTATTATAGATCTGCGTAAAAAAGCAGGTCATATTCAATCTGAAAAAGCATCTTTAATTGCAGGTGTTATTATGATACTTTTTCTGTTTTTAGGACAAAGTTTATTAAGCTTAATAGGTATTGATGTAAATTCTTTTGCCGTTGCAGGTTCCTTTATTCTGTTTTTTATCGCTTTAGAGATGATCTTAGGTATTACTCTTTATAAAGATAATGATGGTGATATTAATGCTATTACAGCTTCTGTTTTTCCTTTAGCCTTTCCATTAATAGCAGGCCCAGGAAGTTTAACAACGTTACTTTCTTTACGTGCAGAATTTCATATAGAAAATATAATTACCGCAGTTTTATTAAACGTACTTTTAATTTATGTTGTATTAAAAACTTCATCTAAAATAGAGCGCATAATTGGTCCTAACGGAATTCAAATTATTCGAAAAGTTTTTGGAGTTATTTTATTAGCCATTTCAGTAAAACTTTTTGCTCAAAATATTAAAGCTTTATTTATTTAA
- the glmS gene encoding glutamine--fructose-6-phosphate transaminase (isomerizing) gives MCGITGYIGFRDAYPIVINGLKRLEYRGYDSAGIMMYDGKKIQLTKTKGKVADLEVITNKEEKRKKGNIGMGHTRWATHGVPNDVNSHPHFSQSGDLVIVHNGIIENYDTLRKELISRGYSFHSDTDTEVLINLIEEVKRQEGCKLGKAVQLALKNVIGAYAIAVFDKTKPNEIVVARLGSPIAIGVGKDNTEFFVASDASPFIEYTKDAIYLEDEEMAIIKLGKGVKVRKINDDSIVDANIQKLMMNLEQIEKGGYDHFMLKEIHEQPKAIIDTYRGRMLADEGIIKMSGVDDNINKFLNAERIIIIACGTSWHAGLVGEYLLEDMARIPVEVEYASEFRYRNPIITPKDVVIAISQSGETADTLAAIKLAKSKGAFVFGVCNVVGSSIARETHAGAYTHAGPEIGVASTKAFTTQITVLTLISLKLAKAKGTLSDSAFRMYLQKMQLIPAKIEALLKIDEKVKEIAAVYKDAKNCLYLGRGFNFPVALEGALKLKEISYIHAEGYPAAEMKHGPIALIDENMPIFVIATNKGHYEKVVSNIQEIKSRAGKIIAIVTEGDTQVKEIADHVIEIPETEEALTPLLTTIPFQLLSYHIAVMLGKNVDQPRNLAKSVTVE, from the coding sequence ATGTGTGGAATTACTGGTTATATAGGCTTTAGAGATGCATATCCTATTGTAATAAACGGGCTTAAAAGACTTGAATATAGAGGGTACGATAGTGCTGGGATAATGATGTATGATGGAAAAAAAATACAGCTTACCAAGACTAAAGGAAAAGTAGCTGACCTAGAAGTTATCACAAATAAAGAGGAGAAAAGAAAAAAAGGAAACATAGGAATGGGTCACACACGTTGGGCAACACATGGTGTGCCAAACGATGTTAATTCTCATCCACACTTCTCTCAATCTGGAGACTTAGTAATAGTTCATAACGGGATCATAGAAAACTATGACACTTTAAGGAAAGAGTTAATTTCTAGAGGGTATTCCTTTCATAGTGATACAGATACAGAAGTTCTTATAAATTTAATTGAAGAAGTAAAAAGACAAGAAGGTTGTAAGCTAGGTAAAGCAGTGCAATTAGCTTTAAAGAATGTAATTGGAGCTTATGCAATTGCAGTATTTGATAAAACGAAGCCTAATGAAATTGTTGTAGCACGTTTAGGTAGCCCTATTGCAATTGGTGTTGGTAAAGATAATACTGAGTTTTTTGTTGCTTCAGATGCATCGCCTTTTATTGAATATACAAAAGATGCCATTTATCTAGAAGATGAAGAAATGGCGATTATAAAGCTAGGAAAAGGCGTTAAAGTTCGTAAAATAAATGACGATTCTATAGTTGATGCTAATATTCAGAAGTTAATGATGAATTTAGAGCAGATAGAAAAAGGTGGTTATGACCATTTTATGTTGAAAGAAATTCATGAACAACCAAAAGCAATTATAGATACTTATAGAGGTAGAATGTTAGCAGACGAAGGCATAATTAAAATGTCTGGTGTAGATGATAACATTAATAAGTTTTTAAATGCCGAAAGAATAATAATTATTGCTTGTGGTACATCATGGCATGCAGGTTTGGTTGGAGAATATCTTTTAGAGGATATGGCTAGAATTCCTGTAGAAGTAGAGTATGCATCAGAGTTTAGATATAGAAATCCAATTATAACACCGAAAGATGTGGTAATAGCCATTTCTCAATCGGGTGAAACTGCAGATACTTTAGCAGCTATTAAATTAGCAAAGTCTAAAGGAGCATTTGTTTTTGGTGTATGTAATGTTGTTGGTTCTTCTATCGCTAGAGAAACACATGCAGGTGCTTATACACATGCAGGTCCAGAAATAGGAGTTGCATCAACAAAAGCATTTACAACTCAAATTACTGTGCTAACTTTAATTTCATTAAAGTTAGCAAAAGCAAAAGGAACACTATCTGATTCTGCTTTTAGAATGTATTTGCAGAAAATGCAATTAATTCCGGCAAAAATAGAAGCACTATTAAAAATTGATGAAAAAGTTAAAGAAATTGCAGCTGTTTATAAAGATGCAAAAAACTGTTTATATTTAGGAAGAGGTTTTAACTTTCCAGTTGCATTGGAAGGAGCTTTAAAATTAAAAGAAATTTCTTATATTCATGCCGAAGGGTATCCTGCAGCAGAAATGAAACACGGCCCAATTGCTTTAATTGATGAAAACATGCCTATTTTTGTTATAGCAACAAATAAAGGACACTACGAAAAAGTAGTAAGTAACATTCAAGAGATTAAATCTAGAGCGGGTAAGATTATAGCAATAGTTACAGAAGGTGATACACAGGTAAAAGAAATTGCAGATCATGTAATTGAAATTCCTGAAACTGAAGAGGCTTTAACACCTTTGTTAACTACAATTCCGTTTCAATTATTATCATATCACATTGCGGTAATGTTAGGTAAAAATGTAGATCAACCAAGAAATTTAGCAAAATCTGTTACTGTAGAGTAA
- a CDS encoding FAD-dependent oxidoreductase has product MNFDALIIGGGVSGLQCALVLGSAKNKPFAINKKVGIVMHQRTSHLQNALFNNVLGLSPKTLGASILNEGKEQLSTLYPNVLQIEDEKVLSVDSFKEGYKVVTNKNTYSSKVVIIALNYSKPFTIEGLDRFIEPHKKANPEKDRVQLKNTDHFIKKGLYCCGTIAGCRSQFAIAAGSGAAVATDILTLWNNGNHVKIHDKI; this is encoded by the coding sequence ATGAATTTCGATGCATTAATTATAGGTGGTGGCGTTTCTGGTTTACAGTGTGCTTTGGTTTTGGGTTCAGCAAAAAATAAACCTTTTGCCATTAATAAAAAAGTGGGAATTGTAATGCACCAAAGAACATCTCATTTACAAAATGCGTTGTTTAATAATGTCTTAGGTCTTTCTCCAAAAACATTAGGAGCAAGTATTTTAAATGAAGGAAAAGAGCAGTTATCAACATTATATCCTAATGTTTTGCAAATAGAAGATGAAAAAGTGCTTTCTGTTGATTCTTTTAAAGAAGGGTATAAAGTAGTTACAAATAAAAATACCTACAGCTCTAAAGTTGTAATTATTGCTTTAAACTATTCAAAACCTTTTACTATTGAAGGTTTGGATCGTTTTATTGAGCCTCATAAAAAAGCGAATCCAGAAAAAGATAGAGTTCAACTTAAAAACACAGATCACTTTATTAAGAAAGGTTTGTATTGTTGTGGTACAATTGCCGGTTGCAGAAGTCAGTTTGCAATTGCCGCAGGTAGTGGAGCTGCTGTTGCTACAGATATTTTAACACTCTGGAACAATGGGAATCACGTTAAAATTCATGATAAAATATAA
- a CDS encoding DUF4270 family protein — protein MKNIFRKSAYLSALVLVSSVTISCEEDFTDIKSGVVSNTKFSTGEVVLDLEISTINIDNIAADNIGLPRLQDNSIPQVDYWLGIYKNANAKNLEAGFVSQLGLPSSLKNSEDVVDRDTIYNLDKVVLKIPYTAVSLGKNTNGITTYRLDSILGNTSALTAIDVYRNPTFLNVLNPSDPSKQNSYLSNFDYQETKMLSEAGFSFKPRATDTIFRFDRIDRSVDVNSTTTVKDTLKVLNTSQVATPFLAIPLNLEEMKTSFWNKFNDTEFSSSEEFQKYFRGIIVKAKGVDGALIPFNLSNSQVSVDFLYSKTVLKDMAVDTVIKAAYSFPLGGIKNTIYKTESAASTPANSFVVQGTTGLSAEIKVLGVNLLSLEADDPFLLTYGDKDLDNNNYIDLEELAAIRNTSNNEFGFLINDADLTFGVNNTLSTNSAVLPQRLYVYQNKDNGNGVLIPTHLTDSYEEAVSFNGNLVSNDNVPQSYSFKITDYISDLMDGSSKDFSPLALKVYNTTDNAILTGALNRNVFQYNWNPRAVVLFDEDGTKKARLKLSYTKKKN, from the coding sequence GTGAAAAATATTTTTAGAAAAAGTGCTTATTTAAGCGCCTTAGTGTTGGTTTCATCTGTTACTATCTCTTGTGAAGAGGATTTTACAGATATTAAAAGTGGTGTAGTAAGTAATACAAAATTCTCTACAGGAGAAGTTGTGTTAGACTTAGAAATAAGCACTATAAATATAGATAATATTGCTGCAGACAACATCGGTTTACCTAGGTTGCAAGATAATAGCATTCCTCAGGTAGATTATTGGTTGGGTATTTACAAAAACGCAAATGCTAAAAATTTAGAAGCTGGTTTTGTTTCTCAATTAGGGCTTCCTAGTAGTTTAAAAAATAGTGAAGACGTTGTTGACAGAGATACCATTTACAATTTAGATAAAGTTGTTTTAAAAATTCCTTATACAGCTGTTTCATTAGGTAAAAATACTAATGGAATAACAACTTATAGGTTAGATTCAATTTTAGGAAACACTTCAGCATTAACAGCTATTGATGTGTATCGAAATCCAACTTTTTTAAATGTTTTGAATCCATCTGACCCATCAAAACAAAATTCTTATTTGTCTAATTTTGATTATCAAGAAACAAAAATGTTGTCAGAAGCTGGTTTTTCTTTTAAACCGCGAGCTACCGATACTATTTTTCGTTTTGATAGAATTGATAGAAGTGTAGATGTAAATAGTACTACCACAGTTAAAGATACTTTAAAAGTGTTAAACACATCTCAAGTAGCCACTCCTTTTCTAGCTATTCCGTTAAACTTAGAAGAGATGAAAACATCGTTTTGGAATAAATTTAATGATACAGAGTTCTCTTCTTCAGAAGAGTTTCAGAAATATTTTAGAGGAATTATTGTTAAAGCAAAAGGAGTTGACGGAGCATTGATTCCATTCAACCTTTCAAATTCACAAGTATCAGTAGATTTTTTATACTCTAAAACAGTTTTAAAAGATATGGCGGTAGATACCGTTATTAAAGCTGCATATTCTTTTCCTTTAGGAGGAATAAAAAACACTATTTATAAAACAGAAAGTGCTGCTTCTACACCTGCAAATAGTTTTGTTGTTCAGGGAACTACTGGTTTATCTGCCGAAATTAAAGTTTTAGGAGTTAATTTATTAAGTTTAGAAGCAGATGACCCTTTTCTTCTTACTTATGGTGATAAAGATTTAGATAATAATAATTATATTGATCTAGAAGAATTAGCTGCAATTAGAAATACAAGTAATAACGAATTCGGATTTCTAATAAATGATGCAGATTTAACTTTTGGTGTTAATAATACTTTAAGTACAAATTCAGCTGTTTTACCACAAAGATTGTATGTTTATCAAAATAAAGACAATGGAAACGGTGTTCTAATACCAACACATTTAACTGATTCTTATGAAGAAGCTGTTAGTTTTAATGGAAATTTAGTATCTAATGATAATGTTCCCCAAAGTTATAGTTTTAAGATAACAGATTATATTTCTGATTTAATGGATGGGTCATCTAAAGATTTTTCTCCACTAGCCTTAAAGGTTTATAATACTACAGATAATGCAATACTTACTGGGGCACTAAATAGAAATGTATTTCAATATAACTGGAATCCTAGAGCTGTTGTTTTGTTCGATGAGGATGGAACTAAAAAAGCAAGATTAAAATTATCATATACTAAGAAAAAGAATTAA
- a CDS encoding energy transducer TonB: MKNLKKIPTKQLEKFSNIFTQLGLVLVLFVVYISLEHKTEEKTVAVIGDRSSDIVYIEPDRILEFVKEVKVTVKPQAQQPQIFIPDEIKKVDNDVPETIIDIPKEVPVIVNSDDIIEVDIPNDEPIIEDVPFINIEEAPVFKGCEGLSKKENKLCFDKKMKQFVQRNFDAGLANELGLHSGIHKIQTQFLIDEKGNVVDIKIRAPHKQLENETQRLINKLPKFTPGKQQNRTVRVRYTLPISFSVE, from the coding sequence ATGAAAAACTTAAAAAAAATACCAACCAAACAATTAGAAAAGTTCTCTAACATTTTTACCCAGTTAGGACTTGTCTTAGTACTTTTTGTAGTTTACATTTCTTTAGAACATAAAACTGAAGAAAAAACGGTAGCAGTTATTGGTGATCGAAGTTCAGATATTGTATACATCGAACCCGATCGCATTTTAGAATTTGTAAAAGAAGTTAAGGTGACAGTAAAACCTCAAGCTCAGCAACCTCAAATTTTTATTCCAGATGAAATAAAGAAAGTAGATAATGATGTTCCGGAAACTATTATTGACATTCCAAAAGAAGTGCCTGTTATTGTAAATTCGGATGATATTATTGAAGTAGATATTCCTAATGATGAGCCAATAATAGAAGATGTTCCTTTTATAAATATTGAAGAGGCACCTGTTTTTAAAGGTTGTGAAGGTTTGTCTAAAAAGGAAAACAAACTTTGTTTTGATAAAAAAATGAAACAATTTGTACAACGTAATTTTGATGCAGGTTTAGCGAATGAATTGGGTTTACATTCAGGAATACATAAAATACAGACACAGTTTTTAATTGATGAAAAAGGAAATGTGGTAGATATTAAAATTAGAGCACCACATAAACAGTTAGAAAATGAAACTCAAAGACTTATTAATAAACTCCCTAAATTTACACCAGGTAAACAACAAAATAGAACAGTAAGAGTAAGGTACACACTACCAATTTCTTTTAGTGTAGAGTAA